The nucleotide sequence ATAGGACAGGAcatgactataccaaagcctttgactgtgtggatcaccacaaactgtgtaaaattcttaaagagatgggaataccagaccacctaacctgcctcttgagaaatctgtatgcaggtcaggaagcaacagttagaactggacatggaacaacagactggttccaaataggaaaaggagtacgtcatggctgtatattgtcaccctgcttatttaacttctatgcagactacatcatgagaaacgctgggctggaagaaacacaagctggaatcaagatttcctggagaaatatcaataacctcagatatgcagatgacaccacccttgtggcagaaagcaaagaactaaagagcctcttgatgaaagtgaaagaagagagtgaaaaagttgtcttaaagctcaacattcagaaaactgagatcatggcatctggtcccatcacttcatggcaaatacatggggaaacagtggaaacagtgagagactttattttggggggctccaaaatcactgcagatggtgactgcagccatgaaattaaaagatgcttattccttggaagaaaagctatgaccaacctcgatggcattattaaaaagcagagacattactttgccaacaaaggtctgtctagtcaaagctatggttttttcagtagtcatatatggatgtgagatttggactataaagaaagctgagtgccaaagaattgattcttttgaactgtggtgttggaaaagactcttgagagtcccttggactgcaaggagatccaaccagtccatcctaaaggaaatcagttctgaacattcatcggaaggactgatgttgaagctgaaactccaatactttggccacctgatgtgaagaactgagtcatttgaaaaagaccctgatgctgggaaagattgaaggcaggaggagaaggggatgacagaggatgagacggttggatggcatcactgactcaatggacatgagtttgagaaaactccgggagttggtgatggacagggaggcctggtgtgctgcagtccatggggtcgcaaagtcagacatgaatgagcgactgaactgaactaaactgaggacaggacagggcttcccaggtggtgctagtggtaaagaactctcctgccaatgcaggagacataagagactcaggtttgattccctgagttgggaagatcccctggagaaggaaatggcaacccactctagtattcttgactggagaatcccatggacagaggagcctggtgggctacattccccagggtcgtgaagagttggacactactgaagcaatttagcagcagtagGACAGGACAGAACCATGATAGAAATTTCAGTAAACCCTCCTCTGAGTACCTGGAGAGGGCAGGTGTTTAGGAGGCAGCATTGGGCTGACCCACATTCCCCAAACCTTCAAAACCATAGAGTAGCTATCCCACCCATACGGTATCCCATCCCCAAAAGAGGCACTTATAAAACATGTATCAAAAGAAATCAGAACCCTCACAGGGCTTAAATAACCAATTTTATTAGAGGTTATTTTATCATCCCCTTTAGGGGTTAGCAGGCCACTCTCATGCCTTCTCTGGATGTGTTTTGAAGACTCTGTGCCCTCAGCCTACTTCCTAAAGCCATGCTGGAGCAGAAAACCCCTCAAATATTTCATCAAACCAGACTTTCTGGGGGCTGGTGGATTCCATAGGGCCCCATGTGGGTTCTCAATTTCCTCCAGTTCTTCTGTCTTGAGAAGAGGAGCCCCAGCACCGCAGTGACCTGGTGGCTGAAGGTTCCTCTTCAGAGAAGTGTGGACTCTGATGCTGCCCTCCCTGGCATGTGGGGCACTCACTCTGGGAAGCGGCATAGGACCAGGATCTCTCACACTCAGGTTGGGGGCTGAGTGCTGGGCCTTGGCCAAGTGTGGGGACCGGGAGCTCTTGTTCAAAAAGGTCATGCTCAGCCTTGTCGCAGCAGAGTGGAGACTCCTTTTGAAGCTGAAGGTGTCTGTGGAACAGGAGGAAGGCTGCTGCCCAGCCCCACTGCGTTCCTCGGGTTCCAGGCTTCCTCTTCTGTGTGAGGGCTGCTGACACTGGAATCTGAGGGGCTTCTGAGATGTGTGTTCCCTCCTCCAGTCGTAGCCTGCCCCGGAGTATGAGACCCTCACTCTGCGGGAAGCCCTCTCTGCCATCCGGGAGATCCCCGGCCTGACCATCTTTCCCCACCTGCTGTTCTCACTGGAAGGTTCTTGGACCCTTTCTTGGCCCCACCAGCTGCTGGATTCTGCAGCAGGCCTGGGGTTCCTGGAAGCCGTGAGTTCCGCCCTGGGAGGAGCCTCTTTCTGGACATCCTGTGGTTCTCTGGCACCTCCTGGTGGTCTGACTCTCTTAGGCTTTACAGGAGGGATAGAACTGCCCATTGGCTCCGACCCGGACCGGCTAGGCTTCTCTAGAGCTCTGGCCTGTGTAGGTTTTGAGCTTTTCCCTTCAGGGGTCCGAAACTTCTGGGACTTAAGGCCTGGCCTGGAGCCCTGGGCCTCACTTTCCTGCTGCCCCTGCAACTCACAGGCCATGTGCAACCCAGGGAAGCTCTGCCCAGCAAGAGGCAGTGGGCATGGTCCTAAGACATTAAAGTGCATGTAGTAGGACTCTAGGATCCGCTGGGGGAGGCCCCACTTCAGGTGGGCGATCTTCCGCCGCATAAGGGACTCCAGGAGCTGTCGCTGACTCTTCTTGAGGACTGGCCACTTGGGCAGGACAGTGAGGGCAGTGGGATCACCCAATGGAGTTGTACCGGCTTGGGGGGCATGGCCACATGAGAcagaggggcaggcagagggcaaGCCCAGGGGAGCAGCCAAAGACTGTGGGTTCTGGAGCTGTCCACTCCGGTCAGCGGTCTTCCCTGGATCCACTCTTCTGTCCCTTTGTCGGCTTCTCTGGGGTTTAGGTCTGGCTTGCCGGGAAGCTGGAATGACAtcgactctgggcttcccagcagTGGCCATGCTCTGGTGGGCCAAATGCTCCCCCTCTCCACTGACAAGCAGGAAGAGTTCGCTCTGGTCGGGGAGAGCCTTCATCTCAGGATGGGGAGCAGCGGCCACAGCCTGTTCCTGATCCATGGCCCCATAGTCAGAGCCTGTGAGGGCTGGGGGCCCTTCACCGCCAGAACAGTCAACTTGGAGAGGGCCTTCAGCAGCATCCTTCCCTCTGACCTGGCCTTTGTTTCCTTGCCTTGGCACTCGAAGCCTTCCAACATCCTCAGCTCTGCACTTTCTCTGGCTCCCTACAACCCCGATTTCTGCAGCATCCTCCTCTTCACCCTCGTTCTGGTTTCCTTGACCTTGTATCTGGATCTCTCCATAGGTTTCACTTCTTAACTCTCCCTGATAATCTCCACCGTGAGCCTGGGTCTCTTTACCATCATCACCTGTGATCTCTCTCAGGTTACTCTTCCCTTGTATTTGAATTTCTGCACCATTCTCACCTCCAATCTGCTCCTGGTTCTTCCACTCTGGTGAACAGATGTTTTCATTAACCTTACTTTTTAACAGTCTCTGCTTCCCTCCCCCAAGTCTCTGAATATTTCTACCATCCTTGCTTCCAACCTCTCTCTGGCTTTTCTTCTCCAATGTTGGATTTTCTGGGTTGTCCATTCCTCTAGTCTGCTCCCAGTTTCTTCCCCCTGGCGAGTGGCTCAATCCAGTTTCACCGTCTAATTgtccttcattttctctctcaagtCTCTGGGTTTCTACACCATCGTCAGCTCCAGGTTCTCTCTGGTCTGTCTTCTCTGGTATCTGAATTTCTGTTTCATTCTCACCTCCCATCTGCTCGTGGTTCTTCCTGTCTGACAAATGAGTCTTTTCATCAGAGTCATCTCTTAACTGACTctggtttcctcctccaggtgtcCAGGTCTCTATACCTTCCTCACCTCCAGCTTCTCTCTGGTTTCTCTTTTCTGGAGCTTCAATTTCTGCACCATTCTTGCCTCTAACCTGCTCCTCTTTCTTCCATTCTGCTGAATTAGTTTCTACATCAGTTTTATTTGCTAGTTCTCCCCAGTTCTCTGCCTCAGATGCCTGGGTATTTTGACCATCCCTGCTTCTAATGTGTTCCTGATTCTTCCACTTTGGTATGTGAATATTTCCATTAATTTCACTGTTTAACTGGTACTGGTTTTCTTCCCTAAGTTCCTGAGTCTCCTTACTATCTTCACCTTTAAACTCTCTCAGGTTTTTCGTCCCCGTTGCCTGGATATCTGTACTAGTCTCATCTCCAAACTGCTCCTGGTTCCTCATCCCTGATGGATGAGTCTCTACCTGAGTTACACCTCTTAATtgtctctggttctctgcctctGGTGCCAGGGTGTTTGTATCATCTTCATCTCTGTCCTTTCTCTCGTCTCTCTTCTCCAGTGCCTGAATTTCTGCTCTATGTTCACCTCCAATCTGGTCCTCACTCCCCCAACATGGTGTCTTGAATTCTCTGTCAATTTCGCTTGCTACTGGTTTCTGGTCTCCCCAGCACTGTGCCCGGATCACCACCCAATCCTCCTCTCTTATCTCCTTGAGGCTGTTCCTTCTAGATATCTGACTTTCCCCAGCATCCTCACCTCTTTTTACGCCTTGATTACTCCACTCCACTTGAAGTTCATGTCTTAGTTGTTTCTGGATCTCTGCCCTACATACTTGGACCTTCCCAGCTTTCTCACTTCCATCTTGATCCTGCTTATCCCACCTTGGTGTCTGGATCTCTGTAACATTCTCATTTTGAATGCATTCCTGctttccccaccccagggcctgggTCTCTATGCCATCCTCATTTTTCACTTCTCCCAAGTTCTCCTTCCCAGATACCTGGATTTGCACAGCGCTCTCACCTCCACTCTggtcttcttttctcctctcttctgcctGAATTTCTATACTAGTATCACCTGTAATCTGCTCTTGTTTTCCCCAACCTGGGAGCTGGGCATCCTCACCATTCTCACTTCCAGTTTGGCCTTGCTTCCTCAACACTTGGGCCTCATTCTTTCCTTTATCCTCTCCCCTGGCCTCCTTCTTGTTCTCAAAAGACTGGGTCTCTATAGCATCCTTATCCGTTTTCCTATCCTGAGTTTCCCACATTGGTGTTTGGGTCTCTGCATCAATTTTACATCTTAACTGTTCTACTTTCTCTCCTCTACATGCCTGGGTTTCAGGAAGATTCTTGCCTCCAGCCTCCCAGGGACTTCTCTTCCATAGAATTTCAGCTCTACTTTCAACTTGCACCCGGTCCTGCTTCTCCCACCATGGTGTCAAGATCTCGCCAACAGTCTTACTTATTACTAGTCTCCGGCTGCCGCAGTCCAGGGCCTTACTCTCTGCCATGTCTTCCATCCCAAAGTTTATTGGCAGTTGCCTTCCAGATGCCTGAATTTCCCAAGCATTATCCCCTCTGCTCTCTCTCTGGTTCGCCCACCCTGGAGCCTGGGTCTGTCTACTAGCCTCTCTACTTAATGTCCGGTTTTCCGTTCCTGGTGTGCAGGCCTCTTGTGGGCAGCCCCAGGATTTCCACGTGGGCATTCCCACTCGTTGGTTGGAAGGAACCGGTAGGAACTCTCTGGAACAAAACGGCAAGCTCTGGGCTGAAGGGAGGTTTGGGAGAGGGGTCATGGAGGTGGGGTGGCATCTCATGCTGACAGTATGCTCCAGTGGTGCCAGTTCTTCCTGGGGATGGACCAACAGCTGCTCCATCCTTTGGCACCTGTCCAGGGCAGGGGGCCGTGGCTTGCAAATCAGGTGAGTCTGATTATCACTACAACACCAGGGTACCTGCCATGCTTCCCAAGAACAGTCCTGAGGTAGCATACTGGTGCTTGGAAAGGAGGTAGTGCAAAAGATGTGATCAGAAGAGGTGTAGGCATCCCACAGCAAATGGTGACATGGGTGCTGACAAGAGAGCAGATATTGGGTCCATGATTCCTCGAGGCTCCTCCAGTATTCCCTGCTCTTTCTTCGGGCCCATTGTTGGGCATGAGCATCCAGGCCCCTGAACTTGCCAGGACTGAGAAAGAATTCAGGGGTCAGCCTGAAACAAGTGTCATGTCTCATGGGGGGCACTGCCCACTTCTGCGGTGGCACCTATAGGTAAGAACAGAGAAGTAAAAATCTTTGCATTTACAttatctcatctaatcctcacagATCAGGGTTGTAATCCTCATTATCCAGATGAGGGTGCTGGGGTTCAGGAAATGGGGAGTCACTTCTCTTAAGGAAAATATTCATTCaagaaagtatttatttacaCTTCCCTGgcggtacagtggataggaatctgcctgccaatgcagaggatgtgggttcgatccctggtctgggaagatcccacatgccgcaggaaCAGCTAAGCTGTTAcgctacaactgctgagcctgtgctgtagagcccacGAGCTGAAACTgagcctgggcaccacaacttctgaagcccgtgtgcctagagcctgtgctctgaaacaaaacaagccaccacgatgagaagcccacacaacaCAACTCCCCACTCTTAAATCCTCATgcagcagccaagacccagcacagcaaagttaattaattaattaaacttaaagaaaagaaaatactcaagaaagaaagatagaGAGTTTATTCCAGGCCacgcactgttctaggtgctggatGTACCAACATGCACAAGACAGAAAGTCTTTGTTGGGAGCTGTCTTCCAGATTGGAAGACCCAATAACCAAGAATACAACATGATGTTAGGTATCAAAAAGTGTTCTAATGGGAACAAAAGCAAGAGTAGGGATGGGGTTAGCTCCTTTTGTCAGAGAATCCTCTCAGAGGAGGTGATGTTTGACTGGAGACCTGAATGAAGCAAGGGACAAACCAAGCGACATCTGAAGAAAGAAACTTGTAGGTGAGGAGACATTCATGCAGAGGCCCT is from Bubalus bubalis isolate 160015118507 breed Murrah chromosome 4, NDDB_SH_1, whole genome shotgun sequence and encodes:
- the LOC102410545 gene encoding uncharacterized protein LOC102410545 — its product is MLLPLLGACAIVGPFRGPEWEPVRGLLSEDRSCREPRCCGNLLVLCLFLIWQVRHYWHQVTRTHRSMRKFIKVPPQKWAVPPMRHDTCFRLTPEFFLSPGKFRGLDAHAQQWARRKSREYWRSLEESWTQYLLSCQHPCHHLLWDAYTSSDHIFCTTSFPSTSMLPQDCSWEAWQVPWCCSDNQTHLICKPRPPALDRCQRMEQLLVHPQEELAPLEHTVSMRCHPTSMTPLPNLPSAQSLPFCSREFLPVPSNQRVGMPTWKSWGCPQEACTPGTENRTLSREASRQTQAPGWANQRESRGDNAWEIQASGRQLPINFGMEDMAESKALDCGSRRLVISKTVGEILTPWWEKQDRVQVESRAEILWKRSPWEAGGKNLPETQACRGEKVEQLRCKIDAETQTPMWETQDRKTDKDAIETQSFENKKEARGEDKGKNEAQVLRKQGQTGSENGEDAQLPGWGKQEQITGDTSIEIQAEERRKEDQSGGESAVQIQVSGKENLGEVKNEDGIETQALGWGKQECIQNENVTEIQTPRWDKQDQDGSEKAGKVQVCRAEIQKQLRHELQVEWSNQGVKRGEDAGESQISRRNSLKEIREEDWVVIRAQCWGDQKPVASEIDREFKTPCWGSEDQIGGEHRAEIQALEKRDERKDRDEDDTNTLAPEAENQRQLRGVTQVETHPSGMRNQEQFGDETSTDIQATGTKNLREFKGEDSKETQELREENQYQLNSEINGNIHIPKWKNQEHIRSRDGQNTQASEAENWGELANKTDVETNSAEWKKEEQVRGKNGAEIEAPEKRNQREAGGEEGIETWTPGGGNQSQLRDDSDEKTHLSDRKNHEQMGGENETEIQIPEKTDQREPGADDGVETQRLERENEGQLDGETGLSHSPGGRNWEQTRGMDNPENPTLEKKSQREVGSKDGRNIQRLGGGKQRLLKSKVNENICSPEWKNQEQIGGENGAEIQIQGKSNLREITGDDGKETQAHGGDYQGELRSETYGEIQIQGQGNQNEGEEEDAAEIGVVGSQRKCRAEDVGRLRVPRQGNKGQVRGKDAAEGPLQVDCSGGEGPPALTGSDYGAMDQEQAVAAAPHPEMKALPDQSELFLLVSGEGEHLAHQSMATAGKPRVDVIPASRQARPKPQRSRQRDRRVDPGKTADRSGQLQNPQSLAAPLGLPSACPSVSCGHAPQAGTTPLGDPTALTVLPKWPVLKKSQRQLLESLMRRKIAHLKWGLPQRILESYYMHFNVLGPCPLPLAGQSFPGLHMACELQGQQESEAQGSRPGLKSQKFRTPEGKSSKPTQARALEKPSRSGSEPMGSSIPPVKPKRVRPPGGAREPQDVQKEAPPRAELTASRNPRPAAESSSWWGQERVQEPSSENSRWGKMVRPGISRMAERASRRVRVSYSGAGYDWRREHTSQKPLRFQCQQPSHRRGSLEPEERSGAGQQPSSCSTDTFSFKRSLHSAATRLSMTFLNKSSRSPHLAKAQHSAPNLSVRDPGPMPLPRVSAPHAREGSIRVHTSLKRNLQPPGHCGAGAPLLKTEELEEIENPHGALWNPPAPRKSGLMKYLRGFLLQHGFRK